The Dokdonia sp. 4H-3-7-5 genomic interval GTGACCATACATAATGTTAATAGTAGTAGTTTTTTCATAGTTTATTTGATTAAATATCAAATATAATGTGCAATGCTATTATTGCGTAATTATATTAATATAAAATACTAAAAAACTGTGAAAAAATTTATAAATATACTCTTATGTTAAGGTTTTAAAATTTATTAGAGATACTCTTTATGTAATTAGTATCCCATTGCTTTTTAAGAGCAGTAAGTGCTGCTACATTTTCATTTGGAACGGCGATGGATAATACATAATGCTTTACTTTCCATTTACCATCTACTTTTTGAACAATACCAGAACCTCTACATACACCCATTTGAGTACTTAATAGCTCATCAAACCATGCTAATTTCGCGCTATTGTTTGAAACATAGATGTTTCGTTCTATTGTGGTAAAACTCCATGCTCTACCAGCATCAAAATGAGGTTTTGCATATAACTTAAATTGCTGAACATTCCAGTTTTCTGTAGCGTCGGTTCCAACAAAAACGGCGTCGTCTGTCATTAATTCAAAATATGCTTCAAAATCTGCATCTCCTGCTGCTTTATGCCATAAATCAAGTGAGACTTTTACATCATCTTTTACAAGGGAGGTGTTTTGACCGTACGTTGTGCCTGCAATTATTGAAAAAAATATAAATAAGATTTTCATTTTAGTTAAGTGTTTGCTCGTCTGCCTTTTGACTAGCAGCCTGTTCATTTTCTTGTTTTATCTCCTCTAGTAAATCTTTAAAACTAGTATTAAAAAGTTCGTTGAGTTGTAAATTGAGATCTTGGTATGCATTAAAAAGTTCGCCTGTTTTCTTAGAGATTTCTTCTGGGACAAGAGTGTTCAAGTGTGCGCTATTCTGCAAGGTTTTAACTTTTGTTTCTATAGCAACAAGGCGTGCATTTACCGCTTTAGTCTGTACTGCTTCTGGAGTGACTGGTGCTACAGCCTCTTCTGCTTCTTCTAATCGAATATAAAGCGCATCTAAACCAATTAGTTGTTTGCGTAATTCTCCAAGTGTATTTGTATGAAGGCTGTCTATAGACGAAGAAAGGTCATTATAAAAGGACCAGTTTTTCACCCCTTCTCGTGCTTGTGCTGTAAGTCTTATACTAGCTTTTAAATTTTTTGGAGTAGGAAGCTGTATGGTGTCATTTCCCACTAATGTTACAGTCTCTTTTGGTTTTTGAGAAGCTTTTTTTTGACTACACGAGGCGGTAAAAATAATTGATATAATAATTAAAATAGGAAGTAACTGTTTCATAAAATCTTATACTGAGTGCTTAACAAAAGTAGGGTAATTGGTTATACACGCGCAATATTTATGATTAAGTTTGCAAACGCTTTCGCGAAAGCGTAACACTAAAATACACAATATGAAATCTAGAATACTCATCATAGGGGCTTGCGGCCAGATAGGAACGGAGCTTACCATCACTTTACGCAATAGGTTTGGTGCAGATAAGGTTGTAGCCAGTGACATCAGAGAAGGAAATGAAGAGCTTATGAGTGAGGGGCACTTTGAGCTGCTGGATGCTACAGACTTTGCAGCGGTAGAAGACGTGATTTTTAGATATAAAATTGATACAGTTTATTTAATGGCGGCTATGTTATCTGCAATTGCAGAGCGTTTTCCTGCCAAAGCTTGGCATCTTAATATGACTTCGCTATTCCATATCTTGAACTTGGCAAAGGATAAGAAGGTAAAGAAAGTATTTTGGCCATCTAGTATTGCTGTTTTTGGAGATACTACTCCTTCAGAAAATACTCCCCAACTTACGGT includes:
- a CDS encoding nuclear transport factor 2 family protein; amino-acid sequence: MKILFIFFSIIAGTTYGQNTSLVKDDVKVSLDLWHKAAGDADFEAYFELMTDDAVFVGTDATENWNVQQFKLYAKPHFDAGRAWSFTTIERNIYVSNNSAKLAWFDELLSTQMGVCRGSGIVQKVDGKWKVKHYVLSIAVPNENVAALTALKKQWDTNYIKSISNKF